The sequence CAGCAGGAAGTTGCCCTGGCCGCACTCACCGTATTTGAGCCACTGGATGCCAGCGCGTTTTTAGCGGAGCACGCGGGGGGGGGGTAAAACGGAACAAGGGCTTTGCAAAGCACAAAAACCAAATCTTGAACAATAGAGGCCACAGGGAACACTGAGCTTCACGAAAGAAAGCATTTTAACTGAACTATTTATTGGGTTTTGAGTTGTTCCAACCTCAGTAGATAGATTTTATCGCGACTCTCTGCATGGAGCTTTTAAATCCCCTTTAAACACGCCGTAGCGAGGAACAAACGGGGCGGGGTTTCGGCAAGGGAAGGAGGATCCAGCCAATCCCGCCCGCCGCCGACTCGATTGTCCACAGCGAAGGGGCCTTCGTGCTTCGTGGGGGCGCCTTCTTTTGGTTCTTTTCTTGGCGAAGCAAGAAAAGAACGCCCCGCGGTGGCTACCGCTCCAAAATAGACGTGCCGAAGGCACTAAAAAGATAATAACTGCGTAACATCAGTTAAAAATTAAAATAAACAAAGAGAAGCAAGTAATGAGTAACAAAACAATTCTGGTCACAGGTTCCAGCCGGGGTATAGGACATGCCATTGCCTGGCGGCTTGCCAAGGATGGCTTTGATATCATACTGCATTGCAAAAGCCGCATTGACGCCGCAACAGCTATCGCTGCCGAGATCACCGCCCTGGGCCAGAACAGCCGTATTTTACAATTTGACGTGGCCAATCGCGCCCAGAGCGCAGAAGTATTACTAGCCGATATCGAAGCGCACGGCTGCTACTACGGCGTAGTTTGCAATGCGGGCATTGCCATGGATAACGCCTTCCCTGCCATGCCAGGTGACGACTGGGATGCGGTGATTCATACCAATTTAGATAGCTTTTACAATGTACTGCATCCGCTCACCATGCCCATGGTGCGGCAAAAAAAACCTGGCCGTATCGTCACTTTATCATCTGTTTCGGGCCTGATCGGCAATCGCGGACAGGTAAATTACAGCGCGGCCAAAGCGGGGATTATCGGAGCAACTAAGGCGCTGGCGGTAGAATTGGCCAGCCGAGCCATCACCGTAAACTGCGTGGCTCCCGGCTTAATTGATACCGAAATGGTGGATGAGCACGTTTTAGAAGAAGCACTGAAAATCATCCCGGCCAAACGCATGGGCAAACCTGAAGAAGTCGCCGCAGCAGTCAGC comes from Iodobacter ciconiae and encodes:
- the fabG gene encoding 3-oxoacyl-ACP reductase FabG gives rise to the protein MSNKTILVTGSSRGIGHAIAWRLAKDGFDIILHCKSRIDAATAIAAEITALGQNSRILQFDVANRAQSAEVLLADIEAHGCYYGVVCNAGIAMDNAFPAMPGDDWDAVIHTNLDSFYNVLHPLTMPMVRQKKPGRIVTLSSVSGLIGNRGQVNYSAAKAGIIGATKALAVELASRAITVNCVAPGLIDTEMVDEHVLEEALKIIPAKRMGKPEEVAAAVSFLMSEDAAYITRQVISVNGGLVG